A genomic window from Phyllopteryx taeniolatus isolate TA_2022b chromosome 2, UOR_Ptae_1.2, whole genome shotgun sequence includes:
- the LOC133474459 gene encoding uncharacterized protein LOC133474459 has product MVSTPVLLLQLLLVPLVSASHHFGGLATVCRGRNSDGTFTVNITYKATFDGCYHSQSLHCYDGNCGSEVNRRRGILDSSTNVPKYTRQWCETETVITRRVSSNKPFSLRSARCCWIPTRNNLNSWRLLTTVDLGTRSDTGEPNKSPAIGTLPFLRVPQNCPRTYKLMTFDADGDRVRCRYGKILNTECGSCSQPVGFHLDQDSCTLYYNYTLSDPSVYGFELVVEDFPQQHVLLSYSDGSHSSKSPLRVRRKISAVNQYHLWPTTTLDPWWQIQTTTSRHAPSTGSPTTPMWWWKHTRAHPWSRWPTTTPAPLWQSQTTNRATPSTGNPTTSSPPPWGRWKTATRHPWWWRNTQQTTRSTTAGYPTTMQQQTITPRPWWWGLYTKSTVETTTPWWWHHNTEHFRPTTTPQYTPTSALSKLPLQFSLLVDPPVPSCQEGLYIPRFVYPTPQNGEGIYAEVNKEVEIRVKAQAIYAKIHGIIMSGPINVNKHRTTDEEFVMRWIPRPEDMGRHYTLCFAVESESGTTTTEPSYHIPTHHYYFSATKQLVYQSEMRCVLLDVQKETVKAKVTCTESSMMVEVEKASLQGIHVDHLRLSDPGNIECSLQRHSNSTHVIAVIPLNSCGTQLEEDDENLIFKNEINTVDNLHNIITRKHRLEVDFHCQYPKRGNVTQSFIGHRKTITVWEKGFGRFTYQFEFYPNDQFQSMISPTLYPLDYKLGTRIYMKIEASSSINNTELFVESCRAAPYDNPNFRPTYSIIEDGCAVDPTVQIYSPAPEHEFRFSIEAFQFIGLHDHVYISCSVLMCEAGNAYTRCSQGCINTTWTDSDHHHVKREAVIQTANHFVSQGPLRLKKSAEINESTVTNLNLNLIFIAGCLLAIVGMISTVVMYKVKMSSVKYQRLPTIES; this is encoded by the exons ATGGTTTCCACACCAGTGCTTCTGCTGCAGCTGCTCCTGGTCCCTCTGGTGTCTGCATCACACCACTTTGGAGGACTTGCCACCGTCTGTAGAGGAAGAAACTCGGATGGAACATTTACA GTCAACATTACTTACAAGGCAACCTTTGATGGGTGTTACCACAGTCAATCCTTGCATTGTTACGATGGCAACTGTGGATCTGAGGTCAATAGGCGCAGAGGCATACTTGACAGCAGCACCAATGTACCAAAATATACCAGACAATGGTGTGAAACAGAGACTGTGATCACAAGACGTGTCTCATCCAACAAGCCTTTCTCTTTACG GTCAGCTCGTTGTTGCTGGATTCCAACAAGGAACAACCTCAACAGTTGGAGACTACTGACCACTGTGGATTTGGGTACAAGATCTGACACAGGAGAGCCAAACAAATCCCCAGCCATTGGCACGCTACCTTTCCTTCG AGTTCCTCAAAACTGTCCGCGGACGTACAAGCTAATGACCTTTGATGCTGATGGTGACCGGGTGCGATGTAGATACGGAAAGATTCTGAATACAGAATGCGGCTCGTGCAGTCAGCCCGTAGGCTTTCACCTGGATCAG GACTCTTGCACTTTGTACTACAACTACACCTTGTCTGATCCCAGTGTTTATGGATTTGAGTTGGTGGTGGAAGACTTTCCACAGCAGCACGTCCTACTATCGTACAGTGATGGCTCCCATTCCTCCAAGTCTCCTCTGAGGGTCAGGAGAAAGATATCAGCAGTTAATCAATATCACTTGTGGCCTACGACAACCTTAGACCCATGGTGGCAAATTCAAACTACAACTAGTAGACATGCGCCTTCTACGGGCTCTCCTACCACACCAATGTGGTGGTGGAAACATACAAGAGCACACCCATGGTCACGTTGGCCTACGACAACCCCGGCTCCATTGTGGCAAAGTCAAACAACTAATAGAGCTACGCCATCTACAGGCAATCCAACTACATCATCACCACCCCCTTGGGGGCGGTGGAAAACTGCAACACGACACCCATGGTGGTGGAGGAACACGCAGCAGACTACAAGATCTACAACAGCAGGCTATCCCACTACAATGCAGCAGCAAACTATAACCCCTCGACCTTGGTGGTGGGGGTTGTACACTAAAAGTACAGTAGAAACAACAACACCATGGTGGTGGCATCATAATACAGAGCATTTTAGACCCACTACAACACCCCAATACACCCCAACTTCAGCTCTCAGCAAACTACCTTTGCAATTCTCCTTACTCG TGGACCCCCCTGTTCCTTCATGTCAAGAGGGACTTTACATACCAAGGTTTGTATATCCAACACCCCAGAATGGAGAAGGCATCTATGCAGAGGTCAACAAAGAAGTGGAGATCAGAGTCAAAGCCCAAGCTATTTATGCAAA AATACATGGCATCATCATGAGTGGGCCAATAAATGTCAATAAGCACAGAACCACAGATGAAGAGTTCGTCATGAGGTGGATACCCAGGCCTGAAGATATGGGTAGACATTACACGCTCTGCTTCGCTGTTGAATCAGA GTCCGGTACAACCACAACTGAACCCTCATATCATATTCCAACTCATCACTACTACTTTTCAGC GACCAAACAATTAGTCTACCAGTCTGAAATGAGATGTGTTCTGCTTGATGTTCAGAAGGAGACAG TTAAAGCTAAGGTGACCTGCACTGAGTCCAGTATGATGGTGGAAGTTGAAAAAGCTTCACTTCAAGGAATCCACGTGGATCACCTACGTCTCAGTGATCCTGGCAACATTGAGTGCAgtcttcaaagacactccaacaGCACGCACGTCATTGCTGTCATACCTCTCAACTCTTGTGGCACTCAGCTGGAG gaggatgatgaaaatctGATTTTCaagaatgaaataaacactGTGGACAATCTCCACAACATCATCACCAGGAAACACAGGCTGGAAGTAGACTTCCACTGCCAGTATCCCAAACGAGGAAATGTGACCCAGAGTTTCATTGGACACAGAAAGACTATCACAGTTTGGGAAAAGGGTTTTGGCAGGTTCACCTACCAGTTTGAGTTCTACCCAAACGACCAATTCCAAAGCATGATTAGTCCAACCCTATATCCTCTGGACTATAAACTAGGAACCAGAATTTACATGAAGATAGAGGCCTCCTCTTCGATCAACAACACAGAACTTTTTGTGGAATCGTGCAGAGCTGCACCATATGATAATCCCAACTTTCGGCCGACATACTCTATCATTGAAGATGG ATGTGCAGTGGATCCAACAGTTCAGATCTACTCCCCTGCTCCTGAACATGAATTCAGGTTCAGCATTGAGGCCTTCCAGTTCATTGGATTGCATGATCAT GTGTACATCAGCTGTTCAGTCTTGATGTGTGAGGCAGGGAACGCTTACACCAGGTGCTCACAGGGATGCATCAACACTACATGGACAGACAGTGACCACCATCACGTAAAGAGAGAAGCTGTCATCCAGACTGCCAACCACTTTGTTTCTCAAGGACCACTGCGCCTTAAGAAATCAGCAGAGATTAATGAAAGCACAG TGACGAATTTGAATCTGAACCTCATATTCATCGCTGGATGTCTTCTGGCAATTGTTGGCATGATCAGCACTGTTGTCATGTACAAAGTCAAAATGTCAAGCGTTAAATATCAACGTTTACCAACAATTGAAAGTTAA